A portion of the Esox lucius isolate fEsoLuc1 chromosome 20, fEsoLuc1.pri, whole genome shotgun sequence genome contains these proteins:
- the rusc1 gene encoding uncharacterized protein rusc1 isoform X3 produces MHSTSRTTIPPSKPRRFDPSRRTISAVEPKPQGPAYRREDKNMNTVSSSSPRCASKATPESSRTRVGMQPRTPLGQSRLGLQRNTALLSKTKPKPKIVRAGAAAVSNRALPPLPPPPLPHLDPNCNEPSLPCLCCDGHSPQDNNSLFNHNHNNNNTISIRQQLKLQPPPPPPPLPQKQEVTRAKGQAKPCQLKSQAKVLPPACPANALELGKGEEEQENADVNENTNVVMDNKIKKQDELDNNKDRDEEGRNLEDVEDEEDEEEGEDDDDDEDEDDDDTLVPSCCDCPPSLLDLSLTSSTSSSSTSISSCSDLETDCADLSLSVCSSAHEGKADLSVSPERSLAHIPERYPPSRSPPSPPSLPLNPKSSSASSYPSSPPTACSPDEGYPSAPASPSSDYLGVRGQSGLGSEVAKLGLLDFLESVGEFGKMERFSQIIQVARWDLDGDPQGDLLRDRLDHLDRLESVNRQVKLAHIARLHEKGLDLGDLGEEDLSDVLDEMGNVDMSWRLYKGRSLGESQEFSDAGVDLTAPSDCDEPLASESETSSPIEPPPRPPKPPVRHASVNSDLHTYINISRDITPSVSVCTSPSASPTFYTFRCEKALPPSPPSLPPPPLCKPIPYFTLYKSPPLPFSRPLSTPPIPPPRKKHLARKEAQRLAALQSGREKTPLSLPPPTSCPPPLPPPPTISISSSTSPPAIPPPPSLPPPPSFHALDDEIRKLLVLAGLTQAELLKLSPELGVCVGGLQEEGEGETHHNSRPEQTQDVGMRKKEEMAKEQYDIDGLAVDGWRDGGGRLGQERDGDMKRFRGVEEDEEEREESRDVFRTTSFFKMARSRKKNSGFGASVSLASDIYYSTDINPAKSVSFETFKYDRALSETPPPPPPRPLPPVPPTLPPPQVCTLPANSLRPERFDWLMAFSPDSETPLLPPPLEPRKSNKETLKKSTSGSASSSGSTSGSGSKVMTFKELRNRSKNSSPTYQLITEPDPDPTVITPDPDILYNLKWRREKTDGDGVQWEYTSQAKAAFLQQPPLTTLAAFREMFQKAENATGQPELNPPQRIGCSASEGNLWGIDGQGKEEGEKRKEVLEEEEEQVEVRGTADGGRTWESRTTVSSPPLSLAQSQPSSFFLHSSLPPYRPGYCGAHTRPASGTQAHSRIETQPTDLGPNPYTTQSTGTNPYTTQSTGTNPYTTQPTDTRSYPYTTQSTGTNPYTTQSTGTNPYTTQSTGTNPYTTQPIGTNPYTTQPTDTRSYPYTTQPIGTNPYTTQPTDTRSYPYTTQSTGTNPYTTQPTDTRIYPYTTQSTGTNPYTTQPTGTNPYTTQPTGTNPYTTQPTGTNPYTTQPTGTNPCTTQSYNPFMTQDTHTDPNKDSHGIDSKCDSRCHYSDYFKKDRGLSSAHRFGSNYDRNVDSLYRYVNDSKTKDDAEYVFGSNSITNFDSLYNSDSGTEKETHAHTNSLKLVSSDLHTPVCTTPYKNVDAMMMAYAGTHSVRSASHVDTHTISDTQPDVDSLYYPSSGPHMSASPHQDRTFKDLPPLPNWFLYHPKNCPLHRGDPPRLSPVGALDPPCRSGAPPPGMDVSRLSSPLFPRSRTLPALAAPLYYPFLYPPAPPRDTPEPPTFFQAPPLPPVLTVRSISFAGSVKKGGTSWMGDDVKVPLRGLGLSSLQEKRALVNSVSVAVEAILAQFSTSRTLVQKALSGDSSVNPSLGRLVLQCLCPALQGLLSDGLKPHQSDVISGRRPNSAWGLVQASTRPGRISGAPYKGPSTQALYSLQARVGVLPQLRQSKHRFNAFLFGLLNIKLLDFWLSHLQSCSDVLATFYQPSSFMRLSLTSCQPLFEELLLLLQPLSLLTFNLDLLFQHHHLEPANHSPEIPSPPNQDLGFRLSPRGSTSQGRGSSYLQSLSELHVGNAKSETESCKASPLPLVKPEAERLVESRNPPTHGAESGKVSGIAETSPQLMWLQEKEIREIAPPNVEEDCLSQQAGKVIQQGWGAVVRWGEKLGQNLAELSLPGPQNQVGTSRDPTEPQASTQTSSYPSWVDGALTVPWGLGRLFGASNNTTVPTLPTRRPSQWLSPGVSALTRLVSSSSTANHRRSLEPRQVEEVVEREVEGDAEETCDNPKPLRSVKTLCDYSGTGAELSFQKGEELLVLGGVDHDWIRCRQGDREGLVPIGYASLIM; encoded by the exons ATGCACTCTACTAGCCGAACCACCATCCCTCCCTCAAAGCCTCGCCGCTTTGACCCAAGCCGGCGTACAATATCCGCAGTGGAACCAAAGCCACAAGGCCCTGCGTACCGGAGGGAGGACAAAAACATGAACACcgtttcctcttcctctcctcggTGTGCCAGCAAAGCGACCCCAGAGTCTTCCAGGACCAGGGTGGGCATGCAGCCTCGTACACCTTTGGGTCAGTCCAGACTGGGCTTGCAGAGAAACACGGCTCTCCTTTCTAAGACCAAACCCAAACCCAAGATTGTCCGAGCAGGAGCAGCAGCGGTGTCCAACCGCGcacttcctcctcttcctcctcctcctcttccccatCTGGACCCCAACTGTAATGAGCCCAGTCTGCCCTGCCTGTGTTGTGACGGCCATTCTCCACAGGACAATAACAGCCTGTTCAaccacaaccacaacaacaacaataccATCTCCATCCGGCAGCAGCTGAAGCTCcagccccctcccccaccacccccacttCCCCAGAAACAGGAGGTCACCCGGGCCAAGGGTCAGGCCAAGCCCTGTCAGCTCAAGTCCCAGGCTAAGGTCCTGCCACCAGCCTGCCCCGCCAACGCCCTGGAGCtggggaaaggagaggaagagcaggagaATGCAGATGTGAACGAGAACACAAACGTGGTGATGGACAACAAGATAAAAAAGCAGGACGAATTGGATAACAACAAAGACAGAGATGAGGAGGGGAGAAACTTAGAGGATGTTGAAgacgaggaggatgaggaggagggagaagatgACGATGATGACGAGGATGAAGACGATGATGACACTTTGGTCCCATCGTGCTGTGactgccccccctccctcctggatctctccctcacctcctccacctcctcatctTCCACTTCCATCAGCTCCTGCTCCGACCTGGAGACGGACTGCGCAGATCTCTCCCTGTCCGTCTGCTCCTCTGCCCATGAGGGGAAGGCTGATCTGTCAGTGTCCCCGGAGCGCTCTCTCGCTCACATTCCTGAACGCTATCCACCGTCTCgctcacccccctcccccccctccctgccCCTCAACCCCAAATCTTCTTCGGCCTCTAGCTACCCTTCCTCCCCACCCACTGCCTGCTCCCCAGACGAAGGCTACCCCTCTGCTCCTGCCTCCCCTTCCTCAGACTATTTGGGGGTCAGAGGCCAGAGTGGTTTAGGGTCAGAGGTTGCTAAATTAGGCCTCCTGGACTTCCTGGAGTCAGTTGGCGAGTTTGGCAAGATGGAGCGCTTTAGCCAGATAATACAGGTGGCCCGCTGGGATCTGGATGGGGATCCTCAAGGGGATCTACTGAGGGATCGACTGGACCACCTGGACCGACTGGAGAGCGTCAACAGGCAGGTGAAACTGGCTCACATTGCCAGGCTCCATGAGAAGGGGCTGGATCTTGGAGATTTAGGAGAGGAGGACCTCTCGGATGTTCTAGATGAGATGGGGAATGTGGACATGTCCTGGAGGCTTTATAAAGGCCGGTCTTTAGGAGAGTCCCAGGAGTTCTCCGACGCCGGGGTGGACCTGACGGCTCCTTCAGACTGTGATGAGCCCCTAGCCTCAGAATCTGAGACGTCTTCACCCATAGAGCCCCCTCCAAGACCCCCCAAACCGCCAGTCCGCCATGCCAGCGTGAACTCTGACCTCCACACCTACATCAAcatcagccgtgacatcacccCCTCGGTCTCTGTCTGCACCTCTCCATCCGCATCTCCAACTTTCTACACCTTCAGGTGTGAGAAggccctccctccttctccaccctccctcccacctcctcctctctgtaagcccATCCCTTACTTCACACTCTACaagtctccccctctccctttctcccgaCCCCTTTCAACTCCCCCGATCCCTCCTCCCCGGAAGAAACACCTAGCCCGTAAAGAGGCCCAGCGTCTCGCTGCCCTCCAATCAGGACGTGAGAAGACACCCCTATCCCTTCCACCTCCAACCTCctgccctcctcctctcccgcCTCCTCCAACTATTTCCATATCCTCCTCGACGTCCCCCCCGGCCATACCTCCCCCGCCCTCTCTTCCCCCGCCTCCCTCCTTCCATGCATTGGATGATGAGATCCGCAAGCTACTGGTGCTCGCAGGACTGACCCAGGCTGAGCTCCTCAAACTCAGCCCAGAGTTGGGGGTCTGTGTAGGGGGACtgcaggaggagggagagggggagacccACCACAACTCCAGGCCTGAACAAACACAGGATGTAGGGATGAGAAAAAAGGAGGAAATGGCTAAGGAGCAGTATGATATAGATGGGTTGGCCGTTGacgggtggagagatggaggagggaggttaGGGCAGGAGAGGGACGGAGACATGAAGAGATTCAGAGGggtagaggaggatgaggaagagagagaggagagccgAGATGTATTTAGAACAACATCGTTCTTTAAGATGGCTAGGAGCAGGAAGAAAAACAGTGGTTTTGGGGCTAGCGTTAGCCTAGCATCCGACATCTACTACAGCACTGACATCAACCCTGCTAAAAGTGTTAGCTTTGAGACTTTCAAATACGACCGTGCCCTCTCAGaaacccctcccccccctcccccacgtCCTTTACCACCTGTCCCCCctaccctgccccccccccaggtctGCACACTTCCCGCCAACTCCTTACGCCCTGAGCGATTTGATTGGCTTATGGCTTTCTCTCCTGATAGTGAAACCCCGCTTCTACCCCCCCCTCTTGAACCTAGAAAATCCAACAAAGAAACCTTGAAGAAATCTACTTCAGGGTCAGCGTCATCATCTGGGTCAACCTCAGGGTCAGGGTCAAAGGTAATGACCTTCAAGGAACTGCGTAACCGTAGCAAAAACAGCTCCCCGACCTACCAGTTAATTACAGAACCAGATCCAGACCCCACGGTTATCACTCCCGACCCTGACATCCTCTATAACCTCAaatggaggagggagaagacagACGGTGACGGGGTCCAGTGGGAGTACACCTCCCAGGCCAAGGCCGCCTTCCTCCAACAACCTCCCCTCACCACATTGGCTGCATTTAGGGAGATGTTCCAGAAAGCGGAGAATGCGACTGGACAACCTGAACTTAACCCCCCGCAGCGGATTGGGTGCTCAGCCAGTGAAGGGAACCTGTGGGGGATTGATGGACAAggaaaagaggagggagagaaaaggaaagaggtgctggaagaagaggaagagcagGTGGAGGTGAGAGGAACTGCTGATGGAGGAAGAACCTGGGAGTCCAGAACTACAG TGTcttccccccccctctccctggcCCAGTCCCAGCCCTCCTCCTTTTTCCTCCATTCGTCCCTCCCTCCTTACCGCCCAGGGTACTGTGGTGCTCATACTAGGCCAGCCTCCGGAACCCAAGCCCACAGCCGCATTGAAACTCAGCCCACAGACCTCGGACCTAACCCCTACACCACCCAGTCCACAG GAACTAACCCCTACACCACCCAGTCCACAGGAACTAACCCCTACACCACCCAGCCCACAGACACAAGATCTTACCCCTACACCACCCAGTCCACAGGAACTAACCCCTACACCACCCAGTCCACAGGAACTAACCCCTACACCACCCAGTCCACAGGAACTAACCCCTACACCACCCAGCCCATAGGAACTAACCCCTACACCACCCAGCCCACAGACACAAGATCTTACCCCTACACCACCCAGCCCATAGGAACTAACCCCTACACCACCCAGCCCACAGACACAAGATCTTACCCCTACACCACCCAGTCCACAGGAACTAACCCCTACACCACCCAGCCCACAGACACAAGAATTTACCCCTACACCACCCAGTCCACAGGAACTAACCCCTACACCACCCAGCCCACAGGAACTAACCCCTACACCACCCAACCCACAGGAACTAACCCTTACACCACCCAGCCCACAGGAACTAACCCTTACACCACCCAGCCCACAGGAACTAACCCTTGTACAACCCAGTCCTATAACCCCTTTATGACACAGGACACTCACACAGATCCAAATAAAGACAGCCATGGAATTGATTCTAAGTGTGATTCCAGATGTCACTATAGTGACTATTTTAAGAAGGATCGAGGCCTAAGCTCTGCACATCGTTTTGGAAGCAACTATGACAGAAACGTCGATAGTTTGTATCGCTATGTGAATGACTCCAAGACTAAAGACGATGCAGAATATGTCTTTGGCTCTAACTCCATCACTAACTTTGACTCTCTCTACAACTCTGACTCTGGCACTGAGAAAGAGACTCATGCACACACCAACTCACTCAAACTGGTCAGCAGCGATTTACACACTCCAGTCTGCACCACTCCATATAAAAACGTTGATGCCATGATGATGGCATACGCCGGCACACACAGCGTCCGTTCTGCCAGCcacgtggacacacacacgATCTCCGACACACAACCTGACGTCGACTCACTGTACTACCCTAGCTCGGGTCCGCACATGTCCGCCTCCCCTCACCAGGACAGAACGTTCAAagacctccctcctctccccaacTGGTTCCTTTACCACCCCAAAAACTGCCCCCTCCACAGGGGAGATCCGCCCCGCCTCTCCCCTGTCGGTGCTCTCGACCCCCCCTGTCGTTCAGGGGCACCACCTCCAGGCATGGATGTGTCCCGCCTCAGCTCGCCCCTCTTCCCCCGCTCTCGCACCCTCCCCGCCCTGGCCGCACCCCTCTATTACCCCTTTCTCtacccccctgccccccccagGGACACCCCAGAACCCCCAACTTTCTTCCAGGCTCCGCCGCTGCCGCCCGTGCTGA CAGTTCGCAGCATTTCATTCGCTGGCTCTGTAAAGAAGGGCGGGACATCCTGGATGGGCGATGATGTGAAGGTACCTCTGAGAGGTCTAGGACTGTCCTCTCTGCAAGAAAAAAGAG CTCTCGTCAATTCAGTGAGTGTGGCCGTGGAGGCCATTTTGGCTCAGTTTAGCACCTCACGAACCCTGGTGCAGAAG GCTCTGTCAGGAGACAGCAGTGTCAATCCTTCTCTGGGTCGGCTGGTGCTGCAGTGCCTGTGCCCCGCCCTGCAGGGCTTGCTGTCTGATGGCCTCAAGCCCCATCAGAGTGACGTGATCTCAGGCAGGAGGCCAAACTCTGCCTGGGGACTGGTACAGGCCTCCACCAGGCCAGGTAGGATCTCTGGAGCACCGTACAAAG GGCCCAGTACTCAGGCCCTGTACAGCCTGCAGGCTAGGGTAGGTGTGCTACCCCAGCTCAGGCAGAGCAAACACAGGTTCAATGCCTTCCTCTTTGGCCTCCTCAA CATCAAGCTTCTGGATTTCTGGCTGTCCCACCTCCAGTCATGCAGTG ATGTGTTGGCGACGTTTTACCAGCCCTCCTCCTTCATGCGCTTGTCACTGACTTCCTGCCAGCCTCTGTTTGAGGagctcctcctcctgctgcagcCACTCAGTCTTTTGACCTTTAACCTCGACCTACTCTTCCAGCATCACCACCTCGAGCCAGCCAATCATAGCCCTGAGATACCCAGCCCACCCAATCAGGATCTGGGATTCAGGCTCTCGCCCCGAGGGTCCACCTCCCAAGGCAGGGGCAGTAGCTACCTCCAGAGCCTATCAGAGCTGCACGTTGGAAACGCCAAATCCGAGACCGAGAGCTGTAAGGCCAGCCCACTGCCCCTTGTAAAACCGGAAGCTGAAAGGTTGGTGGAGTCGCGGAATCCACCAACTCATGGCGCAGAGTCTGGGAAGGTGTCTGGTATTGCAGAGACAAGTCCTCAGCTGATGTGGCTTCAGGAGAAAGAGATTAGGGAGATTGCGCCTCCTAATGTTGAGGAGGACTGTCTATCCCAACAAGCAGGAAAG GTGATTCAGCAGGGCTGGGGTGCTGTGGTACGCTGGGGGGAAAAGCTCGGACAGAACTTGGCTGAACTTAGCCTGCCTGGACCCCAGAACCAGGTGGGGACATCCAGGGATCCCACAGAACCACAGGCCAGTACCCAGACCAGCAGTTACCCTTCCTGGGTAGATGGAGCATTAACAGTCCCCTGGGGTCTGGGACGGCTATTTGGAGCTTCTAATAACACCACAGTACCCACACTTCCAACCAG GCGTCCATCTCAGTGGTTGTCTCCAGGGGTGTCTGCTCTGACCCGGTTGGTGAGCAGCAGTTCCACTGCTAACCATAGGAGGTCGCTAGAGCCCCGGCAGGTAGAAGAAGTGGTGGAgcgagaggtggagggagacgCGGAGGAGACATGCGACAACCCAAAACCCCTTAG GTCGGTCAAAACACTATGCGACTACTCTGGCACAGGGGCAGAGTTAAGCTTCCAGAAAGGGGAGGAGTTATTGGTTTTAGGGGGTGTCGATCACGACTGGATTCGCTGTCgtcagggagacagagaggggctTGTGCCCATTGGCTATGCCTCTCTGATCATGTGA